Proteins from a genomic interval of Cyprinus carpio isolate SPL01 chromosome A21, ASM1834038v1, whole genome shotgun sequence:
- the LOC109055145 gene encoding transforming growth factor beta-1 proprotein, producing the protein MRVESLLLALQCLLGFVHYSGALSTCSPLDLELIKRKRIEAIRGQILSKLRLSKEPEVDEEKESQNIPAELISVYNSTVELNEEQAAPPEQPKEDPVEEEYYAKEVHKFTIKLMEKNPDKFLWFNITDINHTLGLNRIISQVELRLLITTFPDGSEQRLELYQVIGNKSRYLESRFIPKQRKWLSFDVTQTLKDWLQRSEAEQGFQLKMADNCDPQKTFQLKIPGLVLVRGDTETLAVNMPRPHILVMSLPLDGNNSSKSRRKRQTETDQVCTDKSDGCCVRSLYIDFRKDLGWKWIHEPSGYYANYCTGSCSFVWTSENKYSQVLALYKHHNPGASAQPCCVPQVLDPLPILYYVGRQHKVEQLSNMIVKTCKCC; encoded by the exons ATGAGGGTGGAGAGTTTATTACTGGCATTGCAATGCCTGTTGGGATTTGTGCACTATAGCGGAGCATTGTCAACATGCAGTCCTTTAGACCTGGAGCTAATAAAGAGAAAGCGCATCGAAGCCATTCGAGGACAGATTCTCAGCAAGCTACGACTGTCTAAGGAACCAGAAGTAGATGAGGAAAAGGAGTCACAAAACATCCCAGCAGAGCTCATCTCAGTGTACAACAGCACCGTGGAGCTAAATGAAGAGCAGGCGGCGCCCCCTGAACAACCTAAAGAAGATCCTGTGGAGGAGGAATACTATGCTAAAGAGGTTCACAAATTTACCATAAAACTGA TGGAGAAAAACCCAGACAAGTTCTTATGGTTCAACATCACAGATATAAACCACACATTGGGTTTAAACCGCATAATCTCCCAGGTGGAGCTCCGTCTGCTCATCACAACGTTTCCAGATGGTTCAGAGCAGAGACTGGAGCTGTATCAGGTCATAGGGAACAAGTCACGCTACCTGGAATCACGCTTTATTCCCAAACAAAGAAAGTGGCTATCGTTTGATGTGACGCAGACCTTGAAAGACTGGCTGCAGAGAAGTG AGGCAGAGCAAGGATTTCAACTGAAGATGGCGGATAACTGTGATCCTCAGAAGACATTTCAACTCAAAATACCag GTTTGGTTCTTGTAAGAGGTGATACAGAAACCTTAGCAGTAAATATGCCAAGGCCTCACATTTTGGTAATGTCACTTCCTCTTGATGGCAACAACTCATCAAAATCTCGCAGAAAACGTCAAACTGAAACAGATCAAGTTTGCACCGA TAAGTCTGACGGCTGCTGTGTGAGAAGTCTGTACATTGACTTCCGCAAAGACCTGGGCTGGAAGTGGATACATGAACCTTCTGGTTATTATGCCAACTATTGCACTGGCTCTTGCTCTTTCGTCTGGACTTCAGAAAATAAGTACTCACAG GTTCTTGCGCTATATAAGCATCACAATCCTGGTGCATCTGCTCAACCCTGCTGTGTACCTCAGGTTCTAGACCCACTGCCCATCCTTTACTATGTGGGCCGGCAACATAAG GTAGAACAACTGTCAAATATGATTGTGAAGACCTGCAAGTGTTGCTGA
- the LOC109055146 gene encoding B9 domain-containing protein 2: MAELHIIGQIIGATGFPQNSLFCKWGVHTGGAWRLLSGLKEGQTQVDMPQTGDMAYWSHPIDLHYTTKGLQGWPKLHLQVWHQDSFGRCQLYGYGYIHIPSSPGQHRLQCVTWRPLGSWQDQLAEMFVGGGPQLRSPDLIYSGADRYRLHTVGMGTVELELCVILRHFDRYGVES, from the exons ATGGCAGAATTGCATATAATTGGACAAATCATTGGGGCCACCGGATTCCCACAGAACAGCCTCTTCTGCAAATGGGGCGTACACACAG GAGGAGCATGGAGACTTCTTTCAGGTCTGAAGGAAGGCCAGACTCAAGTGGACATGCCTCAAACAGGGGACATGGCATACTGGAGTCATCCCATTGATTTGCACTACACTACTAAGGGCCTACAAG GATGGCCAAAGCTTCATCTCCAAGTGTGGCATCAGGACTCTTTTGGCCGATGCCAGCTGTATGGCTATGGTTATATCCACATACCATCAAGCCCAGGACAGCATCGTCTGCAGTGTGTGACATGGCGACCGCTGGGATCCTGGCAGGATCAACTTGCTGAGATGTTTGTCGGAGGAGGTCCACAGCTGCGCTCGCCAGATCTCATTTACAGTGGCGCAGACCGATACAGACTCCACACAGTTGGCATGGGCACAGTTGAACTAGAGCTGTGCGTTATTCTGCGCCACTTTGACAGATATGGTGTGGAGAGCTGA